TACTTCTGGAACTCTCCGAACTGGAGCGCCTGGGTGAAGGGATTTGCATTCAAGTTGCAGCTCTTATCACTTTCGCTGCCCTGCCGAGAGACGAGAGTCCTTGGCAACCACCGTATTTTCAATCTGTTACGGCGGTCGCCCCCATTGGAACCGTGCGTGCATAAACGACATGTAGGGGGCTGAAGTATGAGAACCCTACCGTGCCCCTTTCCCTCAAAGGCCCTTGGAGGACAAAGATGAAAAAGATTCTGGCCGCACTTGCGGTCGTGCTTTGTTTTGCTCTTCCGTGCCTTGCCGACAACTTCGTTACGGTAAACGTGTATTCAGGACACAGCCTTGTCGGCGGCGGCACACCCTACAGCGGTTTGGTTGGGACTTTCACGTCGCCCGACATCATGTTCGCAACCGGCACCGGATATGCTTGGCACCCATTTGCGCTCCCTGATTTCGGTGCGGATATGTTCGGTCAGCTCCTTATCCCAGCTACAGGTCTCTACACATTCACGCTGGATTCCGACGACGGTAGCCTGCTGTTTATCGACGGCTTACTGGTCG
This window of the Candidatus Acidiferrales bacterium genome carries:
- a CDS encoding PA14 domain-containing protein, translating into MKKILAALAVVLCFALPCLADNFVTVNVYSGHSLVGGGTPYSGLVGTFTSPDIMFATGTGYAWHPFALPDFGADMFGQLLIPATGLYTFTLDSDDGSLLFIDGLLVVDDGGAHGPAVVSGSALLTAGVHPFEVQFFECCGGPSGVDLLLPTGVTYVPEPASLLLVGTGLLALGSRVRKLLG